GAATCTTAACCATGAATTTTCACAATTTATGCAGACTAATCTGAAAAGTTCACTTTCCATTTTAGAATTACTTAAAATAGGAAAAACAATTTTAAAAGATGAAAAAGAGATTAAATCCTGCCCATTATGTGGACAATCTATAGATAGGAATTATTTGTTAGATCAAGTTGAATTGAGGTATGAAACTTTAGAAGAAATACGCAAAAAATTAGGAAAAATTAAAAAAGAATCTTTAAAAATCGTTGATGAAATAAAAAGTTTAATTGCTGATGTTAAGAATCCTATTAAGAAGATGGAGTTAATATCTGAATTAGAAATTCAAAGAAATAACTTATTGAAGGAAATTGATTTATTAGAACAAATTAATAACAATTTTTCCAAGTCAATTAATGAAAATTTAGGTATTCCCTCAGTTGAGATTATTAAACAATTTAATGAAATAAACAAAATACTAAAGGAAATTGTTGAAAAGAGCAGTAATTTAGAATCGGAAATTGAACTAAATGAAGATGAAAATAAATTTTTAGAGTTTGTCGAAACAATTACAAAAGCTACAAGTAAAGTTGAAGACTTAAAAAAAGCTAACGATGTTTTAAATATTTCTTTAGCTAAGTTCAAAATTGCTGTAAAAATATATGAGAAATTTTCTTCATTAAAAAGTGCCAAGATTCAGGAAATTTTTGATTCCATCAAAACTGATATGCAAAATTATTATACTTTTCTTCATCCAGATGACCCACATAAGAATATTGACCTTAAAATCGCAGGTAAAGGAACAAGTGCAGTATTGGAAATTGAATCATTTGGACTTCCAGGTGAGGATCCGCGTGCATTTACTAGTGAAGGTCATTTAGATACTTTAGGATTATGCATATTTTTGGCTTTTGTTAAAAAATTTAATCGAAAGTGTAGTTTAATTATTTTGGATGATATCGTTACCACAGTAGATTCTGCTCATCGAGAATCAATTTGTAGACTATTATTTGAGAAATTTAAAAATAAACAATTTATAATAACAACACATGATGGATTATGGTTTAAACAAGTTAGTTCTCTTATTGACGCTTATGGGCTGGCTGATAGATTCATGGAATGTTCTATATATCGATGGGACGAAAATGATGGTCCTTCAATAAAAGGTTATAAACCAAAATGGGAGAGAATACCAGGAAGAATAGAAGCAGGAGATAGAGCTTGTGCAGGGAACGAAACAAGACAATATCTAGAATGGGTACTCTATAATATATGCATATCAACTGATGCCCCTTTACCTATAAATGAGAGGGGTTATACAGTTGGAGAACTACTTGGTCCTGCAAGGGGTCGATTAAAGCGGTTAATAGCTGATGAAACACTCAGACTTGAAATACGTGACACATTTAAAGAGATTGATAAATCAATTATGGGAAATTTACTATCTCATCACAATGAATTGTCGGCCAATGCATCAATAAATGATGTTAAAAGATTTTTTGAGTCTGTAAATAAGCTCCACATGTTAGTATCATGCCCTAACTGTAAACTCTTTTTAAAATATGAAAAAAATGCTGATAGGATGATATGCTCAAAACGATGCAATAATCCAGTAATCGTTAACACTAATCAAATATAAATCATGGGGTAAGAATAAATCATCTGAAAATGTCACAAATCGTTGAATAAAACTGAATTTAAATAGGTTTTGATAAAAGTTAACTTCTATAAATACCTCATAGTTGGTATAACATATAATCTTAGACGATAACATTATTATAATTAAAAATCAATCAATAAATTTATAGGTGGTACATTTAAAAATATATTATCTAATACTACAATTATTATGTAACTGCAAATTGTTGAGACGGTTAACATGGTAGAAGATCTTACATTCATTACAAATGAAGACAGTAATAAGCTGTTAGAAAGATTTAAAACCTTAATTGATGATACGCAGTTCTTTGATTGCTTAGTTGGCTATTTTTATTCTAGTGGCTTTAATTATCTTTATAAATCTCTTGAAAACACTGAAAGAATTAGGATTTTAATAGGAATTAGTACTGATAAAGGAACCTTTGATTTAATCCAAAAATCCAGGGAATCTCAAGAAAAGCTTAATTTATCTCATAAAGAAACAAAAGAAGAATTTTCTGACAAAATAGTAACTGAAATGCAGAATTCTAAAGATTCCTATGAAGTAGAAGAAGGCATACGAAAGTTCATAGAATGGCTGCAAAGTGGTAAATTAGAGATAAGAGTCTTTCCTACAGAAAGGATACATGCCAAACTTTACATTATGAGTTTTAAAGAGGGTGACCGTGATAGAGGAAGAGTAATTACAGGATCAAGTAACTTCACTGCGGCGGGATTGAAGGATAACATTGAATTCAATGTAGAACTTAAAAACAGAGCTGATTATGAATTTTCCAAAAATAAATTCAAAGAATTATGGGAACAGTCAGTTGATGTTTCTGAAGAATATGTACAGACTGTAAATCAAAAAACTTGGCTTAATGATTCAATCACACCTTACCATTTATACCTCAAATTCCTCTATGAATACTTGAAAGAGAAAATCAACATTGATAAGGAGGAAATTCAACGAGGTTTACTACCTGAGGGATTTAAAGATTTACAATATCAGCGTGATGCTGTTAAAGATGCAAAACTTAAACTTGAAGAGTATGGTGGAGTATTCCTTTCAGATGTTGTGGGTTTGGGTAAAACATATATTGGTGCAATGTTAGCACAGCAATTAGAAGGGAGAACCTTAGTAATTGCCCCTCCAATTTTGATAGATAAAGATAATCCTGGTTCATGGACCAATGTATTCGGAGATTTTGGAGTTAGAGGTCCTGAATTTGAATCTAGGGGAAAACTAGATAAAATTCTTGAAAGAGGAGTTGACAAGTATCTTAATGTGATTATAGATGAATCACATGATTTTAGAAACGAAGCAACACTGGGATATGAAAAATTATCTCGTATCTGTAAGGGTAAAAAGGTAATTTTAGTCTCAGCTACTCCAATGAACAATACTCCTATGGATATTTTAAGTCAGATTAAATTATTCCAGAAAGGTCATAAGTCAACTTTACCTCATCCAGAAGTACGTGATCTGGATAAATACTTCCGTAAACTACAGAGCCGCCTTAAATCTTTAGACAGGCGAAAAGATAGGGATGCATACCTACAAATAGTCCAAGAAAATGCAAATGATATACGCGAAAATATCTTACAATACTTGATGGTAAGAAGGACTCGTTCAAGTATTGTTAAATATTATGGTGAGGATCTTGAAAGGCAAGGTCTAAAATTCCCTGAAGTTGAGGATCCTATACCAATTTACTATCATTTTGATAAAGATTTAGACTTAATTTTTGATCGAACACTACATTTAATAACTCAAGAATTCCTTTACTCAAGATACACCCCACTATTATATCTAAAACGAAAACTCACTCAACTAGAAGCAGTTTCACAGCGCAACATGGGCAAATTCATGAAAATACTACTTCTAAAACGATTAGAAAGTAGTTTTTTTGCTTTCAAACAGTCTGTTAAACGTTTTATTTATTCTTATGAGAATTTTATTCGCCATTACCGAAAAGGGAATGTTTACGTTAGCAAAAAATATATTAATAAAGTATTTGAATTCTTAGAAAACGATGATACAGATTCAGTTTTGAAAATGCTCAATGATGATCGAGCTACCAAATACCAAGCTTCAGAATTCGAACCACAATTTTTAGAAGACATGGAACACGACCTGAAAGTCTTAAAAGAAATAGATAAAATGTGGTCTGGCGTGGATCAGGACCCCAAATTGGATGAATTTGTAGAAGTCTTAAGAAATGATAAAAACCTAAAAACCAGCAAAATACTAATTTTCACAGAATCCAAAGAAACAGCATTTTATTTAGAGAATGAACTCAATCCATTATTTACAAATAAAGTTATGGCCTTTTCTGGTGACTCTCCAGAATCTGACCGGCAAACTATTATTCAAAACTTTGATGCTAATCACCGTAACCCCAATGATGATTACCGTATTTTAATATCTACAGATGTACTCTCACAAGGTGTTAACTTACATCGATCTAACGTAGTTATCAACTATGATATACCCTGGAACCCTACTAGAATGATGCAAAGAGTAGGAAGGGTCCAGAGGGTAGACACCAAGTTCGATGAGATATTTATCTACAACTTCTTCCCTGCAGGACAGATAAATAAAAGTATCAGCCTGGAAGAAGCTGCTGAATCAAAGATTGCTGCTTTTATTGAAATGTTAGGTAACGATTCCAGACTTTTAACTGATGAAGAAATAAAATCTCATGACCTTTTCAACAGATTAACATCTAAAGAAACTATCACTGGAGAAGAAGAGGAAGAGGATCATGAACTTAAATATTTAACTTTCCTCAGGAAAATTAGGGATGAAGATCCTGATTTATTTGAAAAGATAAAAAGATTACCCAGAAAAGCAAGAACCAGTAGACATTATCCTTCAATAAGTGAGAATTCTTTGGTTACATTCTTTAAAAGTGGTAATCTGAGGAAGATCTATCAAACAATCAATAAAAAATCAGAGGAGTTAGACTTCCTGGAAGCAGCCCTTATTCTAGAAACAGAAGCTGAAACAAGATCAAAACGAATCGATCCAGAGTTTTATGATCATTTAGATTTAAACAAAGAAGCGTTTGATTCTGTTTTTGAAGTGGAAGAGGAACCTGTGCGAACTGGTGGTACACCTTCGGCTCGTAAACTAATAAAGATTATTAAAGCTACTTTACATGTTCAAAGAGAGTTTACGGAATTAGATGAAGAATATTTGGAGGACGTTCTTCAAATGCTTGATGACGGTATTTTACCGCCGGTTGTAACTAAAAAAGTTATTAAAGATTTGAATAATATCAACCCTGAACCTCTTGCTATTTTAGCGAAAATTAAAGCTGATATTCCTGAAGAATATTTCCAAGATTTAAATGAAGATGTTGATAGTGTTGATTATTCTCATCCAAGAGAAGTGATTTTATCTGAATATTTGATTAAAGGTGGGTAAATGGATCATAAAAATGCGGTAGCACTACTAGAAGAAACTTTTGAACAAGAATTTGATATAGATCGTTTTGCAATCTTTATAAAAGAACTTTTTAATCATTTTAAGGTTTCTATTCATGATGTTCCTTTCTGGAAAGAATATTATGATTATGTTGATAGTGTAAATTCTCTTGGTGTATATCGTGATAGTGATAAGAATTCTATTGAAGTTTTTGCTATAAAACTAAAAAGAGCTAGTTCGCGAGATAGGGCGCGGACCATGCAGAGAAACTTGATTGCCCGATATTTGACTAAATTTAATTTAGATGCTGCTCTAGTGGCTTTTTATGGAGATGATCCTGAAGATTGGAGATTTTCTTTTGTTAAAATGGAATATGAACTTACTAAAGATGAAAAAGGTAACCTTAAAGTTACTGAAGAATTAACACCAGCAAGACGTTACTCTTTCCTCGTTGGTAAGAACGAACCGAACCACACCTGCAAAATACAATTTTTAGGGTTAATTAAAGAAGAAGATGCTGATCCTCTCATATCTCAAATAGAAGAAACTTTCAGCATTGAAAATGTTACTAAAGAGTTCTTTAATGAATATAAAGAGCTTTATTTGAAACTTAAGGAATCTTTAGAAAAATCAATTGAAAATGATGAAGTTATTTTGCAAGATTTTGAAAATAAAGTTATTAAAACTTCTGATTTCGCAAAGAAACTTATGGGTCAAATTGTTTTTATTTATTTCTTACAAAAGAAGGGGTGGCTTGGGGTTGAAAAAGGAAAAGAATGGGGCACAGGTCCTAAAAAATTCCTAAGAAAACTATTTAATGGAGAGATTATTGAGTACGATAATTTTTTCAATGATGTTTTAGAACACCTTTTTTATGACGCATTATCTTCTAAACATGATGAAGATTACTATAATAAGTTTGAATGTAAAATTCCTTTCCTTAACGGTGGTCTTTTTGAACCGATTAATGATTATGATTGGAGAACAACGGATATTCAACTAAAAAACGATATTTTTGAAGAAATCTTGGACACATTTGATCTATATAATTTTACAGTTAAAGAAGATGAACCTTTAGAAAAGGAAGTTGCTGTTGACCCTGAAATGTTAGGTAAGGTTTTTGAAAATCTATTAGAAATTGAAGACCGTAAATCAAAGGGTGCTTTCTATACTCCTAGGGAAATTGTACATTATATGTGTCAGGAAAGTCTTGTTAGTTACTTAAATACAAATTCAGATATAAGTAGGGAAGATATTGAAAATCTGATTCGTTTAGGTGATGTTGCTCTAGGTTCAATCATTAAGGAACAAGAACAGATCAAAAAATACAAAAAATCTTACATCAAACCAGTCCTACCTTCTTCAATTAGGGATAATCATGCAGAACTTGATAAACTTCTTTGCGAGATAAAGATAGTTGATCCTGCAGTAGGTTCAGGAGCATTTCCTGTAGGTATGATGAATGAAATCATTAGAGCAAGGACTATTCTATCTTTATATTCCGGTAAAAATGTTACTAATTATGAATTGAAATTAGAAACTATCGAAAACTGTCTTTACGGTATTGATATAGAATCCTCTGCTGTTGATATAGCCAAACTAAGATTTTGGCTTTCATTAATTGTCGATGAAGAAGATGTTACAACAATTGACCCTCTGCCTAACTTAGACCATAAAATAATGTGTGGTAACAGCCTTATTGAAGAATTTAAGGGGAAAAAACTCTTTGATGATAATTTATTAGTTAAAATTCCAGAAGATAGCTCTAGAGAGATTGAAGAAATTCAGAAACAGATTGATGAGCTTCACAGGGAGCTTGGTGAAATTTTAACTGGCAAAAATAATGTTGATAATCGAAAAGATGAAATAAAACGTGAAACAAAGAAATTGAAGAAGATTATTAAAAAATTACAAAAAACTGGTGATGATCAAACAAACCAGTTCACACTTGATCAAAAATTTAACAAACGGATTAAAAAATCTCAAATTAAATTAAAGGAGTTAAAAAAACTCCAAAGATTATACTTCAAAGAACAGGACCCTGATTTAAAGAAAAATTATCGAGAAGATATTGACGTAATAGAATGGGAACTAATTAATGAAACTTTAAAAGAAGCAGGTAATGACGAAGCCATTGTTAAGTTAGATGAGTATAAAAAGAATAGATCAAAGCCTTTTTTCCTATGGAAATTGTATTTTGCTGAAGTATTTCAACGGGAAAAACCTGGTTTTGATGTTGTTATTGCTAACCCTCCTTATATAAGGCAAGAAAAAATTAGAGAATTGAAACCATTACTTAAAAATAAGTATAAAACCTATACCGGGGTAAGTGATTTATATGTATACTTTTTTGAAAATGGTGTCAATGTTCTAAGAAGTGGTGGAATATTGACTTTTATTTCATCAAATACCTGGATGAGAACTAAATATGGAAAAAAGGTAAGAAGTTTTTTTTCGAAAGATCTAAATCCTTTAATATTAATAAATTTTGAGGATGCTCAAATTTTTTCTTCAGCAATAGTTGAAACTAGTATAATAATAGTTCAAAAGACAATGAATCAAAATTCCTTAAAGGCAGCAGTTTTTGGAGACGACTTTAAAGAATATAACTCTATTTCAAGATATTTAGATGTTAAAAAAGTTATTTTGGAACAATTAGATTCTGATCCTTGGATCATACTTCCAAAAGAACATTTAAAAATAAAAATCAAATTAGAAAATAATAGTCCAAAATTAAAGGATATCCCCAATTTAAATTTTTATCGTGGCATTTTAACGGGGTATAATGATGCGTTCATAATTGATAAAAAAACTAAAGATGAACTAGTGAATGAGGACAGTAAAAGTTCTGAAATAATAAAACCACTATTAAGGGGTAGAAATATTGGTAGGTGGTTTAAAGATTTCAAAGAAATATATTTAATTTTCACTCGAAGAGGTATTGATATTAATGAATATCCTGCTATCAAAAAATATTTAGAACAATTTAAAGAAAGATTAAACCCCAAAAACCACGGTCAGAAAATTGGTAGAAAACCTGGGGATTATGAATGGTACGAAATTCAAGATACAATTGCTTATTATAAAGAATTTTATAAAGAAAAACTTGTATGGTTAGCTATCACTGATCAACCTAAATTTGCACTTGATAATGGTTCATTTGTTATAGCTCCTGCTTACATAATGGTAAGCAATTTCAACAGATATTTATTGGCAATTCTAAATTCTAAAGTGAGTGAATGGTATTTAGATAAAATAACATCTTCCACTGGAATGGGAACGAATCAATGGACAAAAATTTTTG
This portion of the Methanobacterium petrolearium genome encodes:
- a CDS encoding AAA family ATPase, with amino-acid sequence MAIKINNINIKAFRGIPCKELPLKGNSLLLVGENGTGKSSIVDAMEFFFKGEVSSLKGMKGISLQRHVPHKNFDVDDVKIELTLGDEKLVRTFNNVPSPSQNLKDYFKVVQNGEFILRRKQLLKVIDARPAERFDAITDLIGINSLKKTEKEMKAARNLFNKEVEQKKGYIENIIQDISKIIGQEIKTADDVLPVLNDLLGKNDLPIIESYEDISKHKEKLFRFTKSSDKVDMFNSLKEIIEKSKDNMISNDMCERVKNLNHEFSQFMQTNLKSSLSILELLKIGKTILKDEKEIKSCPLCGQSIDRNYLLDQVELRYETLEEIRKKLGKIKKESLKIVDEIKSLIADVKNPIKKMELISELEIQRNNLLKEIDLLEQINNNFSKSINENLGIPSVEIIKQFNEINKILKEIVEKSSNLESEIELNEDENKFLEFVETITKATSKVEDLKKANDVLNISLAKFKIAVKIYEKFSSLKSAKIQEIFDSIKTDMQNYYTFLHPDDPHKNIDLKIAGKGTSAVLEIESFGLPGEDPRAFTSEGHLDTLGLCIFLAFVKKFNRKCSLIILDDIVTTVDSAHRESICRLLFEKFKNKQFIITTHDGLWFKQVSSLIDAYGLADRFMECSIYRWDENDGPSIKGYKPKWERIPGRIEAGDRACAGNETRQYLEWVLYNICISTDAPLPINERGYTVGELLGPARGRLKRLIADETLRLEIRDTFKEIDKSIMGNLLSHHNELSANASINDVKRFFESVNKLHMLVSCPNCKLFLKYEKNADRMICSKRCNNPVIVNTNQI
- a CDS encoding helicase-related protein — encoded protein: MVEDLTFITNEDSNKLLERFKTLIDDTQFFDCLVGYFYSSGFNYLYKSLENTERIRILIGISTDKGTFDLIQKSRESQEKLNLSHKETKEEFSDKIVTEMQNSKDSYEVEEGIRKFIEWLQSGKLEIRVFPTERIHAKLYIMSFKEGDRDRGRVITGSSNFTAAGLKDNIEFNVELKNRADYEFSKNKFKELWEQSVDVSEEYVQTVNQKTWLNDSITPYHLYLKFLYEYLKEKINIDKEEIQRGLLPEGFKDLQYQRDAVKDAKLKLEEYGGVFLSDVVGLGKTYIGAMLAQQLEGRTLVIAPPILIDKDNPGSWTNVFGDFGVRGPEFESRGKLDKILERGVDKYLNVIIDESHDFRNEATLGYEKLSRICKGKKVILVSATPMNNTPMDILSQIKLFQKGHKSTLPHPEVRDLDKYFRKLQSRLKSLDRRKDRDAYLQIVQENANDIRENILQYLMVRRTRSSIVKYYGEDLERQGLKFPEVEDPIPIYYHFDKDLDLIFDRTLHLITQEFLYSRYTPLLYLKRKLTQLEAVSQRNMGKFMKILLLKRLESSFFAFKQSVKRFIYSYENFIRHYRKGNVYVSKKYINKVFEFLENDDTDSVLKMLNDDRATKYQASEFEPQFLEDMEHDLKVLKEIDKMWSGVDQDPKLDEFVEVLRNDKNLKTSKILIFTESKETAFYLENELNPLFTNKVMAFSGDSPESDRQTIIQNFDANHRNPNDDYRILISTDVLSQGVNLHRSNVVINYDIPWNPTRMMQRVGRVQRVDTKFDEIFIYNFFPAGQINKSISLEEAAESKIAAFIEMLGNDSRLLTDEEIKSHDLFNRLTSKETITGEEEEEDHELKYLTFLRKIRDEDPDLFEKIKRLPRKARTSRHYPSISENSLVTFFKSGNLRKIYQTINKKSEELDFLEAALILETEAETRSKRIDPEFYDHLDLNKEAFDSVFEVEEEPVRTGGTPSARKLIKIIKATLHVQREFTELDEEYLEDVLQMLDDGILPPVVTKKVIKDLNNINPEPLAILAKIKADIPEEYFQDLNEDVDSVDYSHPREVILSEYLIKGG
- a CDS encoding Eco57I restriction-modification methylase domain-containing protein, yielding MDHKNAVALLEETFEQEFDIDRFAIFIKELFNHFKVSIHDVPFWKEYYDYVDSVNSLGVYRDSDKNSIEVFAIKLKRASSRDRARTMQRNLIARYLTKFNLDAALVAFYGDDPEDWRFSFVKMEYELTKDEKGNLKVTEELTPARRYSFLVGKNEPNHTCKIQFLGLIKEEDADPLISQIEETFSIENVTKEFFNEYKELYLKLKESLEKSIENDEVILQDFENKVIKTSDFAKKLMGQIVFIYFLQKKGWLGVEKGKEWGTGPKKFLRKLFNGEIIEYDNFFNDVLEHLFYDALSSKHDEDYYNKFECKIPFLNGGLFEPINDYDWRTTDIQLKNDIFEEILDTFDLYNFTVKEDEPLEKEVAVDPEMLGKVFENLLEIEDRKSKGAFYTPREIVHYMCQESLVSYLNTNSDISREDIENLIRLGDVALGSIIKEQEQIKKYKKSYIKPVLPSSIRDNHAELDKLLCEIKIVDPAVGSGAFPVGMMNEIIRARTILSLYSGKNVTNYELKLETIENCLYGIDIESSAVDIAKLRFWLSLIVDEEDVTTIDPLPNLDHKIMCGNSLIEEFKGKKLFDDNLLVKIPEDSSREIEEIQKQIDELHRELGEILTGKNNVDNRKDEIKRETKKLKKIIKKLQKTGDDQTNQFTLDQKFNKRIKKSQIKLKELKKLQRLYFKEQDPDLKKNYREDIDVIEWELINETLKEAGNDEAIVKLDEYKKNRSKPFFLWKLYFAEVFQREKPGFDVVIANPPYIRQEKIRELKPLLKNKYKTYTGVSDLYVYFFENGVNVLRSGGILTFISSNTWMRTKYGKKVRSFFSKDLNPLILINFEDAQIFSSAIVETSIIIVQKTMNQNSLKAAVFGDDFKEYNSISRYLDVKKVILEQLDSDPWIILPKEHLKIKIKLENNSPKLKDIPNLNFYRGILTGYNDAFIIDKKTKDELVNEDSKSSEIIKPLLRGRNIGRWFKDFKEIYLIFTRRGIDINEYPAIKKYLEQFKERLNPKNHGQKIGRKPGDYEWYEIQDTIAYYKEFYKEKLVWLAITDQPKFALDNGSFVIAPAYIMVSNFNRYLLAILNSKVSEWYLDKITSSTGMGTNQWTKIFVEQLPIKEAPKKEQKILEELVDEILKFDVQNLDDPNNRLVIDKIEDKINQRVYDLYGMTNEEIEIIENNLKRH